The Oligoflexus sp. sequence CTTGTTTTTTTCCATGAATGCCTGCACCTGGGCCTGGATTTTCTTGTGACCGCTGGTCTGGATCAATTCCGCCTGGCTGATCCAAAGCATGAGGGTCCCGCGGGTTTTATCCAGGGAAAATTTCAAAGGCGGCAGCTCATCATCAAGCTCCTGCGCGGCGAGCACGACGTTCTGAATTTTCTCACCGCGCATCGCCCGCCAGTAGTTTTCCAGAATGCGAAGCTCAAGCATGGGGGACGTGTAGGGTTCCAAACCTATCTGCTTTTGGATGAAGGCATGAAAACGCGGCCAACCGATTTTACTGACAACATCCGGGGCGCACTGAATGCTGAGGTTCCATTCCTTTGCGGCTCCAGGCTTCAGCAGAATGTCCTTATAGTTGCGAAAGCCATGGGCTATGCAGAACTGGGCATTCTTGTTGTCCAGATCCTCATGCTCGCGCAGGTGATTCCAAAACTGCTGGAACGCGTTTTCGTAAAGCACAAAGGTTTCGATATTGCCCTTGCTTGCCTCATCCTCAAGTTTGGCTTTGGCTCTTTTATACAAATCCTTGGGGGGTTTGCGATCTTCGCGCACCAACTCCGCGGAAAAGCTGACGCGAACCTGATTGCTGACTGCAGCGTACACCAAACGGATGTCCTGCTCCACGCATCACTCCTTGCCGTGGCCTAACTGTTTTTATGAGGTACCGTAGATTCATGATAGGGCTTTGACGTCGCCCTGCGCAATCAGGATATCGAGGCAGGCTCGGAGGCGGGGTTTGATTTGCGATTTTCGGCTTTGACAACCAGCTGACCGCAGGCGGCTGCAATGTCCTGACCCTTGCTGTAGCGGATCATCACGCGCACACCGGCCGCGTTGATGCGATCCCGGAAGCGTTCGAGGGATTCAGGATCCGGACCTTGAAAGCGGCTGGGCTCGACTTCATTGAGCGGGATCAGATTCAATTTCACCGGCACGCCCTGCAGCAGCTCCACGATGCGGTCGGCATGTTCAAAGCTGTCGTTGACGCCACGAATCACGGTGTACTGGACCAGAAGGCAGGCATCGTCATCCCGCTGCCGATAGAATTCCCGCAGATAGTCAAGGATGATGCCGATCGGCCAGCGACGATTGATCGGCATCAGCTGGGAACGTTCGCGTTCGGTGGTGGCATGCAGGCTCAAAGCCAGCGACACCTTGGGGAAGCGCTCCAAAAGAATTTTCAAACCATCCAGATGCCCGGCGGTCGACACGGAAATTTTCCGCAGAGCCAGATTCAAACCCATGGGATCAGAAAGAATACGTAGAGCCTGGGACACGCCCTCTATATTATCAAGGGGCTCGCCCATACCCATGAAGACGATATTGGAAATGGCAGCAAACCAGGGATAGCCGCGTTCCTCGCGCCAGGAGGCATGCTCGCGAATCCATTTTTGAGCCAAAACCACCTGGGCCGCGATTTCACCCGCGGTCAGATTGCGTTTGAGGCCCATGCGCCCTGTGTGACAGAAGGTGCAGGCCATCGCACATCCGACCTGGCTTGATATGCAGAGGGTGATACGTTTTTTCTCGGGCATCAGAACCGATTCCACAAGGGAACCATCTTCCATGCGCACCAGAAATTTCACGGTCCCGTCGTAGCGTGAAAGCGATTCCTCGGCGATGCTCGCTTCATTGCAGCGCATGTCAGAACGCAGATGTTCGGCCAGAACCAAAGGCAGGCCGGCCGTTTCCCAAGGCGCCCTATCGAAGTCTTTGAAGAGACGGCGATACAGTGTTTTGGCATGAACAGTGGGCACGCCAAGGCGTGTGCAATACTGCTCAAGATCGGCTAAGCTTTGGCTGTACATGTCCTGCATGACGGGTCTTCCTCTGAGGCCCCTACCATAGTGATAAAAGCCGAGCCATGCAAGACCAAGACATTGAAATCAGCCCCGATCAATTCCCTGCAACGCGGTCCGATGTCGCTATCGAGCCATGTCGCCGCTCCAGGTGCTCCGCCATCTCATTCAGGGCGACCACCAGCTCCTGCATTTCATCCCCCTTGCGGATCACGATGCGATGGCTGTATTCCCCGCGGGTGACCGCCTCGATGAACTTCTGCACCGACACGAGTGGACCCGAATACTTATGGCGGGACCTTATGATCAGGATCACCATAGCGACGATATAAGCCAAAATGGAGAGAATCAGGAAGATAACATTTCGCATCAGGATGTCATTGAACACCAGCTCGTGTTTCAGCTCGGGGTTCACGACCTTAAAGATCTCGGCTACGCTCTGGTACTGCTGTTCAAAGGCCTGGTAGATGAAAAAGCTCGCGCAGCCCAGGAAAATCAGGGTCGTGGCGATGACCTGCACACCGAAGCGCGAATGCCAGAAGAACTCCGTCAGCATCGGGACGAGGCGACGACCGTGATCGACAGGAGAAGGACTCATAGGGCGGATGCCTCCGAATAGGGCTGGGCGTGGATTGCTGACACATTGACAGTGTGCCTTGAGCGGCGAAAAGGGGGCAAGAAAAATCTTGCCTTTTTCGTGGAACGCCGTTAGGCTCCTGGCTCCGGTCACAACCTTAACGTGTGGAGTGGACATTGCACGGGTCAAGACACAGAAGAAAACATCCTAAAGGTCGTCGTAAAGTTGGTCGTAAGAAGCGTCGTATGATGCGCCTGCGTCGAGCATTACGGACCAAATAATGTGTTGAGGCCTGCTCGTTGGTCATGGACCTTTCGAGTTCAAGCCTCACGCTGGTCAAGAGCAGCCGGAAGAAAAGGGCGTCCC is a genomic window containing:
- the rlmN gene encoding 23S rRNA (adenine(2503)-C(2))-methyltransferase RlmN, giving the protein MQDMYSQSLADLEQYCTRLGVPTVHAKTLYRRLFKDFDRAPWETAGLPLVLAEHLRSDMRCNEASIAEESLSRYDGTVKFLVRMEDGSLVESVLMPEKKRITLCISSQVGCAMACTFCHTGRMGLKRNLTAGEIAAQVVLAQKWIREHASWREERGYPWFAAISNIVFMGMGEPLDNIEGVSQALRILSDPMGLNLALRKISVSTAGHLDGLKILLERFPKVSLALSLHATTERERSQLMPINRRWPIGIILDYLREFYRQRDDDACLLVQYTVIRGVNDSFEHADRIVELLQGVPVKLNLIPLNEVEPSRFQGPDPESLERFRDRINAAGVRVMIRYSKGQDIAAACGQLVVKAENRKSNPASEPASIS
- a CDS encoding HAMP domain-containing protein translates to MSPSPVDHGRRLVPMLTEFFWHSRFGVQVIATTLIFLGCASFFIYQAFEQQYQSVAEIFKVVNPELKHELVFNDILMRNVIFLILSILAYIVAMVILIIRSRHKYSGPLVSVQKFIEAVTRGEYSHRIVIRKGDEMQELVVALNEMAEHLERRHGSIATSDRVAGN